From a single Thermoanaerobaculum aquaticum genomic region:
- the selD gene encoding selenide, water dikinase SelD, producing the protein MVSCAGUAAKLGPADLAQALAQLSFPSDPRVLVGGDRLDDAGIIELNPDLALVQTVDFFTPIVDDGEDFGFIAAVNALSDIYAMGGEPLSALAVAGFAPDVVPLSVLGDIFRGGAQACAREGVVLLGGHTVRSPEIFYGLAVTGTVHPRRFLTKAGAQPGDLLVLTKPLGTGLLSTWLKRGQMPEEFLQPLVASMKESNLQASRVLREHAHALTDVTGFGLLGHALEMAKASGVAFELWASAVPLLPGAMEAACAKAVAGGLKANRAWVGERVSGWELIPEEWALILCDPQTSGGLLAAVPAQSAKELLEKLPHAAVIGTVISGTSGTIALTMEPRR; encoded by the coding sequence ATGGTGAGCTGTGCCGGTTGAGCGGCTAAGCTGGGTCCGGCGGACCTGGCCCAGGCTCTGGCGCAGCTTTCCTTCCCTTCGGACCCCCGGGTCCTGGTGGGCGGTGACCGCCTGGACGACGCGGGAATCATCGAGCTTAATCCGGACCTGGCGCTGGTGCAGACCGTGGACTTCTTCACCCCCATCGTGGATGACGGCGAAGACTTTGGGTTTATCGCCGCTGTCAACGCGCTTTCGGACATCTACGCCATGGGTGGTGAGCCTCTTTCCGCTCTTGCAGTGGCGGGGTTTGCCCCGGATGTGGTGCCGCTTTCGGTGCTCGGGGATATCTTCCGCGGCGGTGCCCAAGCTTGCGCGCGGGAAGGCGTGGTGCTTTTGGGCGGGCACACCGTTCGCTCTCCTGAGATCTTTTACGGCCTGGCGGTCACCGGCACGGTCCACCCCAGGCGGTTCTTGACCAAGGCGGGAGCCCAACCGGGGGACCTCTTGGTTCTCACCAAGCCTTTGGGCACCGGTTTGCTTTCCACCTGGCTCAAGCGCGGGCAAATGCCTGAGGAGTTCCTGCAGCCGCTGGTGGCTTCCATGAAAGAGTCCAATCTGCAAGCCTCCCGGGTGCTGCGCGAGCACGCTCATGCCCTCACCGACGTCACTGGCTTTGGCTTACTGGGCCATGCGCTAGAGATGGCTAAGGCGTCAGGTGTGGCTTTCGAGCTCTGGGCTTCCGCGGTGCCGTTGCTGCCTGGAGCCATGGAAGCTGCTTGCGCTAAAGCCGTGGCGGGGGGGCTGAAGGCCAACCGGGCTTGGGTGGGCGAACGGGTGAGCGGCTGGGAGCTCATCCCCGAGGAGTGGGCCTTGATCCTCTGCGACCCTCAAACCTCCGGTGGGCTTTTGGCCGCCGTGCCTGCCCAAAGTGCAAAAGAGCTTTTGGAAAAGTTGCCCCACGCGGCGGTCATCGGCACCGTCATCTCGGGGACTTCCGGAACCATCGCGCTTACAATGGAACCCAGGAGGTAG
- a CDS encoding DUF4139 domain-containing protein, with the protein MKLRWLFSAALTGGVCLGLAWSAEPPTVISTADGGQTLSLTVYNVGRALVRDSRPVVLPSGVVKLEYRDIAAKVMPQTVAFMADDTVVLEQNYEYDLLSPKTLLTKFLGKEVTLVREEPRLDGPGTVRQEIRATLLSVENGTVWRVGDRIVANPAYRELVFDSVPPYLREKPTLVWLLQSQKAGPRTVQATYLTEGITWRADYVLSLDQQGEKGALTGWVTLSNNSGASYPEAKLQLVAGEVHVVREERPREAVMAEKMMAKAPGMAEEALGEYHLYTLERPTTILDRQDKQVSLLQASGVKAVKHFVVAGFPYYFWSRQDLHREPVRVKLEMANTAANGLGLPLPAGTVRVYQRDSRGVEQFMGEDRIEHTPKDETVKLEIGTAFDVVAERVQTDFRSFDKVTESAFEVRLRNHKEEPITVEVEESIGGDWEMLSHSHPYQKRSAFVVVFSVPVPAHGQSALAYRVRVRH; encoded by the coding sequence ATGAAGCTCCGTTGGCTTTTTTCCGCTGCTTTGACCGGTGGCGTGTGCCTGGGTTTAGCTTGGTCGGCGGAGCCCCCTACCGTCATTTCCACTGCCGATGGGGGGCAGACGCTGTCGCTTACGGTGTACAACGTGGGTCGGGCCCTGGTGCGGGACAGCCGGCCGGTGGTGTTGCCCTCCGGCGTGGTCAAGCTCGAATACCGCGACATTGCTGCCAAAGTGATGCCGCAAACCGTGGCGTTCATGGCCGATGACACCGTGGTGCTGGAGCAAAACTACGAGTACGACCTGCTTTCTCCCAAAACGCTTTTGACCAAGTTCTTGGGCAAGGAAGTGACTTTGGTGCGGGAAGAGCCGCGCCTGGACGGCCCCGGAACCGTGCGACAGGAAATCCGCGCCACGCTTTTGTCTGTGGAAAACGGCACGGTGTGGCGGGTGGGTGATCGCATCGTGGCCAACCCAGCCTACCGGGAGCTGGTTTTTGACTCGGTGCCGCCTTACCTGCGGGAAAAACCCACGCTGGTTTGGCTTTTGCAAAGCCAGAAGGCGGGACCGCGCACGGTGCAGGCCACCTACCTCACCGAAGGCATCACCTGGCGGGCCGACTACGTGTTGAGCCTGGACCAACAGGGGGAGAAAGGGGCCCTTACCGGGTGGGTGACCCTTTCCAACAACTCCGGGGCGTCTTACCCGGAAGCCAAGCTGCAGCTGGTTGCCGGGGAAGTGCACGTGGTGCGGGAAGAGCGGCCCCGGGAAGCGGTGATGGCCGAAAAAATGATGGCCAAAGCCCCCGGGATGGCAGAAGAAGCCCTGGGGGAGTACCACCTTTACACGCTGGAGCGCCCCACCACGATCCTCGACCGCCAGGACAAGCAGGTTTCATTGCTGCAAGCTTCCGGGGTGAAGGCCGTCAAGCACTTTGTGGTTGCCGGCTTTCCTTACTACTTTTGGTCGCGGCAGGACCTCCACCGCGAGCCGGTACGGGTGAAGCTGGAGATGGCCAACACCGCCGCCAACGGCTTGGGTTTGCCGCTGCCGGCGGGGACCGTGCGCGTGTACCAGCGGGATAGCCGCGGGGTCGAGCAGTTCATGGGGGAAGACCGGATCGAACACACCCCCAAAGACGAAACCGTCAAGTTAGAAATAGGCACGGCCTTTGATGTGGTCGCTGAGCGGGTACAAACGGACTTTCGGTCTTTTGATAAGGTCACGGAAAGCGCTTTTGAAGTGCGGCTTCGCAACCACAAGGAGGAGCCCATTACCGTGGAGGTGGAAGAAAGCATCGGCGGCGATTGGGAAATGCTTTCCCATTCGCACCCCTATCAGAAACGCTCGGCTTTTGTGGTGGTGTTTTCGGTGCCGGTGCCCGCTCATGGGCAGAGTGCCTTGGCGTACCGGGTGCGGGTGCGGCACTAA
- a CDS encoding class I SAM-dependent methyltransferase, protein MSKLPQPIPRQALRDLLPDVPETVFSEEFTRACEVLDAFVGDCLRFLVHELSLGGFAGTAEDFARLRRHSPHGLALSRWLFDCLRLYGLAEEQDGIVHVPAIVPRVDLEAAFAAAVAASPQAEPAMAVQKLATQALPDVLAGKTTGEEALFSLSQLDLWFSYFSNRNIHYAPTNALAALALARAVGPQARLLELGGGGGSAAEAALIALWDAGKPPALYVFTEVHPAFLRRGSRLVRQLLPEGCQLEARPYDIELAPEEQGLPGVLFDAVFAVNVLHLASDVVLALQRLRTLLAPGGALVLGELMRPSFQAPVHLELPFLLLKSYQQAKNQDGIRSRPGFLCQQGWQNALRAAGFGDAMVLPATLDRCLALYPGFYCAALVAR, encoded by the coding sequence GTGAGCAAGCTCCCCCAGCCCATTCCCCGCCAGGCCCTGCGGGACCTGCTCCCCGACGTTCCCGAAACCGTGTTCAGCGAGGAGTTCACCCGGGCCTGTGAGGTTTTGGACGCCTTCGTGGGGGACTGCCTTCGCTTTTTGGTGCACGAGCTCTCTCTGGGCGGGTTTGCGGGAACGGCCGAGGATTTTGCCCGCTTGCGGAGGCACTCACCCCACGGCCTGGCCCTGTCCCGCTGGCTTTTCGACTGCCTGCGCCTTTACGGGCTTGCTGAGGAGCAAGACGGCATCGTGCACGTACCCGCCATCGTGCCGAGGGTTGACCTGGAAGCTGCCTTTGCCGCAGCAGTGGCGGCCAGCCCCCAAGCGGAGCCGGCCATGGCGGTGCAGAAGCTGGCCACCCAGGCGCTTCCTGACGTGCTGGCAGGAAAAACCACCGGCGAGGAAGCCCTCTTTTCCTTAAGCCAGCTGGATTTGTGGTTTTCCTACTTTTCTAACCGCAACATTCACTACGCCCCCACCAACGCTCTGGCCGCCCTGGCCCTGGCCCGCGCCGTGGGCCCTCAGGCGCGCCTCCTGGAGCTGGGGGGTGGCGGTGGGAGCGCCGCTGAGGCGGCTTTGATAGCTCTTTGGGATGCCGGCAAACCCCCGGCCCTTTACGTCTTTACCGAGGTGCACCCGGCTTTCCTGCGCCGGGGCAGCCGCTTGGTCCGCCAGCTTCTGCCTGAAGGTTGCCAACTGGAGGCTCGGCCTTACGACATCGAGCTTGCCCCCGAAGAGCAAGGGCTTCCCGGAGTGCTTTTTGACGCGGTTTTTGCGGTGAACGTCCTGCATTTGGCCAGCGACGTGGTTTTGGCTCTTCAACGCTTGCGCACCCTGCTTGCCCCCGGTGGGGCTTTGGTCCTGGGGGAGCTGATGCGCCCCAGCTTTCAAGCGCCGGTGCATCTGGAGCTGCCGTTTTTGCTGCTCAAAAGCTACCAGCAGGCCAAGAACCAGGACGGCATCCGCAGCCGCCCGGGGTTTTTGTGTCAACAGGGCTGGCAAAACGCCCTCCGTGCGGCAGGGTTTGGCGATGCCATGGTGCTCCCCGCAACCCTGGACCGCTGCCTTGCCCTTTACCCCGGCTTTTACTGCGCCGCCCTCGTCGCCCGTTAG
- the dusB gene encoding tRNA dihydrouridine synthase DusB: MRIGALSVDPPLLLAPMAGITDRDFRLLIRRLGGCGLVSMEFISAVGLLKEKPSTLRMLHFVEEERPIAIQIYGSDPETMAEAASQVEAMGADVCDINMGCPANKVLKGCAGAALTGDPELARRIVREVRKRIRIPLTVKFRLGVRSDRLTYLELGRIFQDEGVNAITLHPRTAKQMFTGQADWSAIARLVETVSIPVIGNGDVKTPEDALRMFRETGCQGVMIGRAALLNPWIFRQTADLLAGRQPQEPTLEDRYRLMRQHFSWVLQREDAKTALHKLKTFVGWYTHGLPHGRRLRCQLSQLQSAEDIMASVDAFFTAQMEGA; encoded by the coding sequence ATGCGTATTGGTGCGCTTTCCGTTGACCCGCCGTTGCTGCTGGCCCCCATGGCCGGCATCACCGACCGTGACTTCCGCCTGCTGATCCGGAGGCTGGGTGGTTGCGGTTTGGTGAGCATGGAGTTTATTTCGGCGGTGGGACTTCTGAAGGAAAAGCCCAGCACCCTCCGCATGCTTCACTTCGTGGAGGAAGAGCGCCCCATTGCCATCCAAATTTACGGCTCGGATCCCGAGACCATGGCCGAAGCGGCTTCCCAGGTGGAGGCCATGGGGGCGGATGTGTGCGACATCAACATGGGCTGCCCGGCCAACAAGGTGCTCAAGGGCTGTGCGGGGGCAGCCCTCACCGGCGATCCTGAACTGGCCCGTCGCATCGTCCGGGAGGTGCGCAAGCGCATCCGCATCCCGCTTACCGTAAAGTTCCGGCTGGGGGTGCGTTCAGACCGGCTCACCTACCTGGAGCTGGGGCGCATCTTTCAGGACGAAGGCGTAAATGCCATCACCCTCCACCCCCGCACCGCCAAGCAAATGTTCACCGGGCAAGCGGATTGGAGCGCCATTGCGCGGCTGGTGGAAACCGTTTCCATTCCCGTGATTGGCAACGGGGATGTGAAAACGCCTGAAGACGCCCTCCGCATGTTCCGCGAAACCGGCTGTCAGGGCGTGATGATTGGGCGGGCCGCCCTCCTTAACCCCTGGATCTTCCGCCAGACCGCCGATTTGCTGGCCGGTCGGCAACCCCAGGAGCCCACCCTGGAGGACAGGTACCGGCTCATGCGCCAGCATTTTTCCTGGGTTTTGCAGCGAGAAGACGCAAAAACCGCTCTCCACAAGCTCAAGACCTTCGTGGGTTGGTACACCCACGGCCTCCCCCACGGCCGCCGTTTACGGTGCCAGCTTTCCCAGCTGCAGAGCGCCGAGGACATCATGGCCTCTGTGGACGCCTTTTTCACGGCGCAAATGGAGGGGGCGTGA
- a CDS encoding SDR family NAD(P)-dependent oxidoreductase, translated as MRIRAVGVLVTGASRGIGKALALELGRRHCRVALVSRNPDELELVAREVRGVGGEAAVFAGDVADAQAMDDLAQQAASWLGRWQVVVANAGVGFHGEGWRASPEEVGRVVSVNFLGVVNTIRSAVPYLRQHNPSAVGVVSSLSALIPYRGGGVYAASKAAINAYLSCLKLDLRGTGIAVGWVCPGPVATGMIVDGVPHRKLPPLARLAVPILKPEKVARTLLRVLERGGGSKVIPWQAAFFARFYQHMPRLAEWVLNVTGSGTP; from the coding sequence ATGCGCATACGTGCAGTGGGTGTCCTTGTGACCGGAGCGAGTCGCGGCATCGGCAAGGCGTTGGCGCTAGAGCTTGGCCGCCGTCACTGTCGAGTGGCTTTGGTGAGCCGCAACCCGGATGAGCTGGAGCTGGTGGCCCGGGAAGTCCGGGGCGTGGGTGGAGAAGCAGCGGTGTTTGCGGGGGACGTGGCCGACGCCCAGGCTATGGACGATCTGGCGCAGCAAGCGGCGTCCTGGCTGGGCCGCTGGCAGGTGGTGGTTGCCAACGCCGGGGTGGGTTTCCACGGAGAAGGGTGGCGGGCCTCTCCAGAGGAGGTGGGGCGTGTTGTTTCCGTGAACTTCCTGGGGGTGGTCAACACCATCCGCTCGGCGGTTCCCTATCTCCGGCAGCACAATCCCTCCGCCGTTGGGGTGGTGAGCTCCCTTTCAGCCCTTATCCCCTACCGAGGGGGTGGTGTTTACGCGGCCAGCAAGGCCGCCATCAACGCCTACCTTTCTTGCCTCAAGCTGGATTTGCGCGGCACGGGCATTGCTGTGGGCTGGGTGTGTCCGGGTCCTGTGGCCACCGGTATGATCGTGGACGGGGTGCCCCACCGCAAGCTCCCCCCTTTGGCGCGTCTGGCTGTTCCCATTTTGAAACCCGAAAAAGTGGCAAGGACCCTGCTTCGGGTTTTGGAGCGGGGAGGGGGAAGCAAAGTGATCCCCTGGCAAGCTGCCTTTTTTGCGCGCTTTTACCAGCACATGCCGCGCCTGGCCGAATGGGTTTTGAACGTTACTGGATCGGGGACCCCATAG
- a CDS encoding sigma 54-interacting transcriptional regulator has protein sequence MQKTKIAVGSAPSNDVVVTGPGVGDRHLIIQRSGEAFTFVTAERQMVVLNGERRSRGVLNPGDRLRLGTVTLVFRGMVGGEVALTEEEPPRPIKAPAQPTAESVVVRPEPGGFAQARMRLLELFAQSRPDRTHQLIAILREAVGEAEFALVIPREGGGPAAEGVVLASLWSGELPNVPAAILRELATPGKFVIQDGAKDGGTAFVAVRTPTGSLVALLLARPVGALGDEGVALVAEAARLLGLFWEQVERMDSSFTSWELEARHRLEMLLPGTSQAIQVLRDGLLQAARGLEPVLICGAPGSGRTETARILATLEPVAGRRVVIFEGRDASLEVLRQELFGPSGKPTFTGTMGGLVGEARGGLLVVRNAELLPEPIQVELVGVVKTQAQQPLSSTSTRWVVTCGEDPLALVQQGKLSSALFMVFSSRMLRVPRLEERKEDLPLIVASLLRQVAAEQGKNVRGITVECLNALLSRSFPGQMAELVGELRRLVAATAEGDMVRCDEQVTTVAAKSGGVEGAEVLLSDNLKEVVPKVEQLIIDRVMRKVKGNQSKGARILGISRGALIAKLKEYSIPDYRYLRRRRGV, from the coding sequence TTGCAGAAGACGAAAATTGCTGTGGGTTCCGCACCCAGCAACGATGTGGTGGTCACCGGCCCAGGCGTTGGTGATCGTCATTTGATCATTCAGCGCAGCGGGGAGGCCTTCACCTTTGTGACCGCCGAACGGCAAATGGTGGTGTTAAACGGTGAGCGCCGCTCCCGAGGGGTTCTTAACCCCGGCGACCGATTGCGTTTGGGCACCGTGACCCTGGTTTTCCGGGGCATGGTTGGCGGTGAAGTGGCCTTGACCGAGGAGGAGCCCCCGCGACCGATCAAAGCCCCGGCTCAGCCCACCGCCGAGTCGGTGGTGGTGCGTCCGGAGCCTGGAGGGTTTGCCCAGGCTCGCATGCGGCTTTTGGAGCTTTTTGCCCAAAGTCGGCCGGACCGCACCCATCAGCTCATCGCCATCCTGCGCGAGGCGGTAGGGGAGGCAGAATTTGCCTTGGTGATTCCCCGGGAAGGAGGGGGACCGGCAGCCGAAGGGGTGGTGTTGGCTTCCCTGTGGAGTGGGGAGCTGCCCAACGTACCGGCGGCAATTCTCCGGGAGCTGGCGACTCCGGGCAAGTTTGTGATTCAGGACGGAGCGAAGGATGGCGGTACCGCCTTTGTGGCCGTGCGAACGCCCACGGGCTCCCTGGTGGCGCTGCTTTTGGCCCGACCGGTGGGGGCGTTGGGTGATGAAGGCGTGGCGCTGGTGGCGGAAGCCGCGCGGCTTCTGGGGCTCTTCTGGGAGCAGGTGGAGCGCATGGACTCAAGCTTCACCAGCTGGGAGCTGGAGGCACGCCACCGCCTGGAGATGCTGCTCCCGGGCACCTCGCAGGCCATCCAGGTGCTGCGCGATGGTCTTCTGCAAGCGGCCCGCGGTCTGGAGCCAGTTTTGATTTGTGGGGCTCCCGGGTCGGGGCGTACGGAAACCGCCCGCATTTTGGCCACCTTGGAGCCGGTGGCCGGTCGTCGGGTGGTGATTTTTGAGGGCCGCGACGCCTCTCTGGAGGTTCTGCGGCAGGAGCTCTTTGGCCCATCGGGCAAACCCACCTTTACCGGAACCATGGGTGGCTTGGTGGGCGAGGCGCGGGGCGGCCTTTTGGTGGTTCGCAACGCCGAGCTTTTGCCGGAACCCATTCAGGTGGAGCTGGTGGGTGTGGTCAAAACCCAGGCCCAGCAGCCATTGTCGTCCACCAGCACCCGGTGGGTGGTGACCTGCGGCGAGGATCCACTGGCTTTGGTACAGCAGGGCAAGCTGTCTTCGGCTTTGTTCATGGTGTTTTCCTCGCGCATGCTGCGGGTGCCACGCCTAGAGGAACGCAAGGAGGATTTGCCCTTGATTGTCGCTTCCCTGTTGCGACAGGTGGCGGCAGAGCAAGGGAAAAACGTGCGCGGCATTACCGTGGAGTGCCTGAACGCGCTGCTGTCCCGGAGCTTTCCCGGGCAAATGGCGGAGCTGGTGGGGGAGTTGCGACGGCTGGTGGCAGCCACCGCCGAGGGCGATATGGTGCGCTGCGACGAGCAGGTGACGACGGTGGCCGCCAAGAGCGGTGGGGTGGAGGGTGCGGAGGTCCTGCTCTCGGACAACCTCAAAGAGGTGGTGCCCAAGGTGGAGCAGCTCATCATCGACCGGGTGATGCGCAAGGTGAAGGGCAATCAGTCCAAAGGCGCGAGGATTCTGGGCATCTCCCGGGGCGCTCTCATTGCCAAGCTCAAGGAGTACAGCATCCCCGACTACCGCTACCTCCGGCGCCGGCGCGGGGTGTGA
- a CDS encoding cytidine deaminase, which translates to MDLAPVIIRQLIEKAKQAQAQAYAPYSRFPVGAAILAEDGRVFTGCNVENASFGLTICAERNAIAATVLAGARPVAVAIVGNQHDLLPCGACRQVLAEFNPDLLVVTQDANHKTQVRSLRELLPGAFTLRET; encoded by the coding sequence ATGGACCTTGCACCGGTGATCATCCGCCAGCTCATTGAAAAAGCCAAACAAGCGCAAGCCCAGGCCTACGCCCCGTACTCGCGCTTTCCGGTGGGAGCCGCGATTTTAGCCGAAGACGGGCGGGTTTTTACGGGGTGCAACGTGGAAAACGCTTCCTTTGGCTTGACCATTTGTGCCGAACGCAACGCCATAGCCGCCACCGTGCTGGCCGGGGCTCGGCCGGTGGCCGTAGCCATCGTTGGCAACCAGCACGATTTGCTGCCCTGCGGCGCGTGCCGACAGGTGCTGGCGGAGTTCAACCCTGACCTGTTGGTGGTGACCCAAGACGCCAACCACAAAACCCAGGTTCGTTCCCTCCGGGAGCTGTTGCCCGGGGCGTTTACCTTGCGGGAGACCTGA
- the icd gene encoding isocitrate dehydrogenase (NADP(+)), with product MGLENLKIPEWGERIGWDGQKISVPDKPIIPFIEGDGTGPDIWRATKRVLDAAVEKAYGGQRKIAWVEVLAGEKAFNLTGNWLPDETVEAIQYFRVAIKGPLTTPVGGGIRSLNVTLRQVLDLYACVRPVRWIPGVPSPVKRPQDVNMVIFRENTEDVYAGIEWPSGSAEAEKLRSFIERELGKKIRPESGIGVKPISPFGSKRLVAKAIRYALENHRDSVTLVHKGNIMKYTEGAFRDWGYQVAKEQFADVVLTEDELYSQFNGQLPTGKKVVIKDRIADSMFQQVLLRPSEYSVIATPNLNGDYLSDALAAQVGGLGMAPGSNQGDEHAVFEATHGTAPKYAGQDKVNPGSLILSGEMMLRYLGWTEAADLVVKGLEKAVADKQVTYDLHRQMEGATLVSCSGFGEAIVARM from the coding sequence ATGGGACTTGAAAATCTCAAAATCCCAGAATGGGGGGAAAGGATTGGTTGGGATGGGCAAAAGATTTCCGTGCCCGATAAGCCCATCATTCCTTTCATTGAAGGGGACGGCACCGGGCCGGATATTTGGCGCGCCACCAAGCGGGTTCTGGATGCGGCCGTGGAAAAGGCCTACGGTGGCCAGCGCAAAATCGCGTGGGTGGAGGTGTTGGCCGGGGAAAAGGCGTTCAACCTCACGGGCAACTGGCTCCCCGATGAAACCGTTGAGGCCATTCAGTACTTCCGGGTAGCCATCAAGGGACCTTTGACCACGCCTGTGGGTGGGGGGATCCGCTCCCTCAACGTAACCCTGCGCCAGGTGTTGGACCTTTACGCCTGCGTGCGCCCGGTACGCTGGATTCCCGGGGTTCCTTCGCCGGTGAAGCGGCCGCAGGATGTGAACATGGTGATCTTCCGGGAAAACACCGAGGACGTGTACGCCGGCATCGAGTGGCCCTCGGGCTCGGCCGAGGCGGAAAAGCTTCGCTCGTTCATCGAGCGTGAGCTGGGCAAGAAAATCCGGCCCGAGTCGGGGATTGGCGTCAAACCCATTTCGCCCTTTGGTTCCAAGCGCCTGGTGGCGAAGGCCATCCGCTATGCCCTGGAAAACCACCGGGACTCCGTCACCCTGGTGCACAAGGGTAACATCATGAAGTACACCGAGGGTGCCTTCCGCGATTGGGGTTACCAGGTGGCCAAGGAGCAGTTCGCCGATGTGGTGCTGACCGAGGACGAGCTATACAGCCAATTCAACGGCCAGCTCCCCACCGGCAAGAAGGTGGTGATCAAGGACCGCATTGCCGACTCCATGTTCCAGCAGGTGTTGCTGCGGCCTTCCGAGTACTCGGTCATTGCCACCCCCAACCTCAATGGCGACTACCTTTCGGATGCTCTGGCAGCGCAGGTGGGCGGCCTGGGCATGGCCCCGGGATCCAACCAGGGTGACGAGCACGCGGTGTTTGAGGCCACCCACGGCACCGCCCCCAAGTACGCAGGCCAGGACAAGGTGAACCCCGGCTCGCTGATCCTTTCCGGCGAGATGATGCTCCGCTACTTGGGCTGGACCGAAGCGGCCGACCTGGTGGTGAAGGGGTTGGAGAAGGCGGTGGCCGACAAGCAGGTGACCTACGACCTGCACCGGCAAATGGAGGGGGCCACCCTCGTTTCCTGCTCGGGCTTTGGGGAAGCCATCGTCGCCAGGATGTAG
- a CDS encoding glycosyltransferase family 2 protein, giving the protein MPELQRPKISAVITTYNEERNIGDCIESLLWCDEIVVVDSFSTDRTPEIAKSYEKVRFFQRPYYGSASQKNWAMDQTQYEWILIFDADERCTPELQAEIEALLASGPKYEAYTIKRRVYFMDRVIRFSGWQHDRVVRLVKRGAGRYPNRRVHADMQTRGPAPVLKNPMLHFMIESFEQYLPRIIKYGFWGAAQGWKTGRRSGFLEVFGRSTWRFIRMYVFQLGFLDGMAGLVFCMLQAFGTYLKWAILWEWRVNAARGRMPNLPPFDEDEKVWEWKAGEENAEEQKANG; this is encoded by the coding sequence ATGCCTGAGTTGCAGCGACCGAAGATTTCCGCGGTGATTACCACCTACAACGAAGAGCGAAATATCGGCGATTGCATTGAGTCGCTCCTGTGGTGCGATGAAATCGTGGTGGTGGACTCCTTTTCCACCGATCGCACCCCGGAAATCGCCAAGTCTTACGAGAAGGTGCGCTTTTTTCAAAGGCCCTACTACGGCTCGGCGTCGCAAAAGAACTGGGCCATGGATCAGACCCAGTACGAGTGGATCTTGATCTTTGACGCTGACGAGCGCTGCACCCCGGAGCTGCAAGCGGAAATCGAGGCCCTTTTGGCTTCCGGCCCCAAGTACGAGGCTTACACCATCAAAAGGCGGGTGTACTTTATGGACCGGGTCATCCGCTTTTCCGGCTGGCAGCACGACCGGGTGGTGCGGCTGGTGAAGCGCGGCGCAGGACGCTATCCCAACCGGAGGGTGCACGCCGACATGCAAACCCGCGGGCCCGCTCCGGTGCTGAAGAACCCCATGCTGCACTTCATGATTGAGTCCTTCGAGCAGTACCTCCCCCGCATCATCAAGTACGGCTTTTGGGGAGCGGCGCAAGGGTGGAAAACCGGCAGGAGGTCCGGCTTTCTTGAGGTTTTTGGTCGTTCCACCTGGCGCTTCATCCGCATGTACGTTTTTCAACTGGGCTTTCTCGATGGCATGGCGGGCCTGGTGTTTTGCATGCTGCAAGCCTTTGGAACGTACCTCAAGTGGGCCATCCTCTGGGAGTGGCGGGTCAACGCCGCCCGCGGCCGCATGCCCAACCTCCCGCCCTTTGATGAGGACGAAAAGGTTTGGGAGTGGAAGGCCGGCGAGGAAAACGCTGAGGAGCAAAAAGCAAACGGCTAG